In a single window of the Nocardioides massiliensis genome:
- a CDS encoding copper resistance CopC family protein, with protein sequence MTSEIRAEIRTEIRTVIRTVLLALLAGLLACAAALVPTAAQAHAGLVDSTPRDGATLDDLPSEVTLTFTEDINPPAYVVVRHTDDTALAEGEARVEGALVRQPITAGGPGDYTLAYSVVSADGHRVTGELSFTVTGDAAAPSPGATDTPAPSPGADDSDSDSESAEDAPQPADTGGATVPAEEDEGFLAANGSLLLLGAGLVLVVGTFVVAARRRRAG encoded by the coding sequence GTGACCTCCGAGATCCGCGCCGAGATCCGCACCGAGATCCGCACCGTGATCCGCACCGTCCTCCTGGCACTCCTGGCCGGGTTGCTGGCCTGCGCGGCGGCGCTGGTGCCGACCGCCGCGCAGGCGCACGCCGGCCTGGTGGACTCCACGCCGCGGGACGGGGCGACCCTCGACGACTTGCCGTCCGAGGTGACGCTGACCTTCACCGAGGACATCAACCCGCCGGCGTACGTCGTGGTGCGCCACACCGACGACACCGCGCTCGCCGAGGGCGAGGCGCGGGTCGAGGGCGCGCTGGTCCGCCAGCCGATCACCGCGGGCGGGCCGGGCGACTACACGCTCGCCTACAGCGTCGTGTCTGCCGACGGCCACCGCGTGACCGGTGAGCTGTCGTTCACCGTCACGGGGGACGCCGCCGCGCCGTCACCGGGGGCCACCGACACTCCCGCCCCGTCGCCCGGCGCCGACGACTCCGACTCCGACTCGGAGTCCGCCGAGGACGCCCCGCAGCCCGCGGACACCGGCGGTGCCACCGTGCCCGCCGAGGAGGACGAGGGCTTCCTCGCCGCCAACGGCAGCCTGCTGCTGCTCGGCGCGGGGCTCGTCCTGGTCGTCGGCACCTTCGTGGTGGCCGCGAGGCGGCGCCGTGCGGGGTGA